In Candidatus Contubernalis alkalaceticus, the following proteins share a genomic window:
- a CDS encoding IreB family regulatory phosphoprotein, with protein sequence MKNSFEHTMKFNVKADEEIIQVNDVMKQVYESLKEKGYNPINQIVGYLLSGDPAYITSFNNARSLIRKIERDELLEELVKSYLEGL encoded by the coding sequence ATGAAAAATTCTTTTGAGCATACCATGAAATTTAATGTAAAAGCAGACGAAGAAATAATCCAAGTTAATGATGTTATGAAGCAGGTATACGAATCTTTAAAAGAGAAAGGGTATAATCCCATAAATCAAATCGTGGGCTACCTGCTCTCGGGCGATCCTGCTTATATTACCAGTTTTAACAATGCCCGAAGCCTTATTCGAAAAATTGAACGGGATGAACTCTTAGAAGAACTGGTGAAAAGTTACCTGGAAGGATTATAA
- the alaS gene encoding alanine--tRNA ligase, which produces MKTKEIREKFLNFFKNKDHLVLPSYSLIPQDDPTLLLIGAGMAPLKPYFTGEKKPPHPRVTTCQKCVRTPDIERVGKTARHATFFEMLGNFSFGDYFKEEAIQWAWELVTEVYHLPEKKLYVSVYQEDDEAYDIWHKIMGLPESKIFRLGKEDNFWEIGQGPCGPCSEIYYDLGFEFGCGRPDCQVGCDCDRFVEIWNLVFTQFNCDSGGSYLPLSQKNIDTGAGLERMAMALQNVPTFYEIDIIKPILDYFVRLTGVRYGENSREDISLRILTEHLRSLTFMVVDGIQPSNEGRGYVLRRMIRRAVRHGRLLGLEDLFLFEAVPMICEVMGDVYQELKEREDYIVKVVQLEEERFRETLEQGLTMLSTYLIDLQRDGEKELPGDVAFKLYDTFGFPLDLTREILEEKGLGVDEKGFKVQLELQRERARSAREKMDAGEAKANLEPFKDQRVEFIGFDTLETKSRIAAIYNGDVIVDKAEEGQEVTLILDKTPFYAESGGQVGDQGTITTESALVEIQDTKLGTYDLFLHRARVIRGEIYTGEKVKALVDSNKRGLICRNHTVTHLLHRALKEVLGEHVNQAGSLVAPQRLRFDFTHFASLSQDEVKKIEEIVNKHIWKNLKVDTQETTLQAARESGAMALFEGKYEDKVRMVSIDNYSLELCGGTHVKHTGDIGLFKILSESGIGTGLRRIEALSGPGAYHYLSEKEEILTRGSVALKTKEENFLPRLETLIQSYNEMVKENQNLRSKLASQKVDELLDKAVQVKGVPVLAAQVNVTEMEQLRSMADQLKDKMGSGVVVLGSVKGEKVLLVAAVTADLVKKGLHAGKIVGEAAKQTGGGGGGRPDMAQAGGKEKDKLPSALKQAAVMVEKLMV; this is translated from the coding sequence ATGAAAACCAAAGAAATACGGGAGAAATTTTTAAATTTCTTTAAAAATAAAGACCATCTGGTACTTCCCAGCTATTCATTAATCCCCCAGGATGACCCCACCCTGTTGTTAATCGGAGCTGGGATGGCGCCTTTGAAACCCTATTTTACAGGTGAAAAAAAGCCCCCTCATCCCCGGGTAACCACCTGTCAAAAATGTGTAAGGACACCGGATATTGAAAGGGTAGGTAAAACTGCCAGGCATGCTACTTTTTTTGAAATGTTAGGAAATTTTTCTTTTGGGGATTATTTTAAAGAGGAGGCCATTCAATGGGCCTGGGAGCTGGTTACCGAGGTGTATCATCTTCCGGAAAAGAAGCTTTATGTGAGCGTTTACCAGGAGGATGATGAGGCCTATGATATTTGGCATAAAATCATGGGTCTTCCGGAAAGCAAAATCTTTCGCCTGGGTAAAGAGGATAATTTTTGGGAAATTGGTCAGGGCCCTTGCGGACCCTGCTCAGAAATATATTATGATCTGGGTTTTGAGTTTGGCTGTGGTCGGCCGGACTGTCAGGTAGGCTGTGATTGTGACCGTTTTGTAGAAATATGGAACCTGGTTTTTACTCAGTTTAATTGTGATTCCGGTGGCAGCTACCTGCCTCTAAGTCAAAAGAATATCGACACCGGCGCTGGGCTGGAAAGGATGGCCATGGCTCTGCAGAATGTGCCTACCTTTTACGAAATTGACATTATTAAGCCCATTTTAGACTATTTTGTCCGTCTCACCGGAGTTCGTTACGGTGAAAACTCAAGGGAGGATATATCCCTGCGCATACTTACCGAACATCTCCGCAGTCTGACCTTTATGGTGGTGGATGGTATCCAGCCTTCCAATGAGGGAAGGGGTTATGTCTTGCGAAGGATGATTAGAAGGGCCGTAAGACACGGCCGCCTTCTGGGTCTAGAAGACCTGTTTTTGTTTGAGGCGGTGCCAATGATTTGTGAAGTTATGGGAGATGTTTATCAGGAACTGAAGGAAAGAGAGGACTATATTGTTAAAGTGGTACAGCTGGAGGAGGAACGTTTTCGGGAAACTCTGGAACAGGGATTGACTATGCTCAGCACTTACCTGATAGACCTGCAGAGGGATGGGGAGAAAGAGCTGCCCGGAGATGTGGCCTTTAAGCTGTATGACACCTTCGGTTTTCCATTGGATTTAACCCGGGAAATTCTGGAGGAGAAAGGGCTGGGGGTAGACGAAAAGGGCTTTAAGGTTCAGCTGGAGCTGCAGCGGGAACGGGCCCGTTCGGCCCGAGAAAAGATGGACGCTGGAGAAGCTAAGGCCAATCTTGAACCCTTTAAAGACCAGAGGGTAGAATTTATAGGTTTTGATACCCTGGAGACAAAATCTCGAATTGCAGCCATATATAATGGGGATGTAATTGTGGACAAGGCAGAAGAGGGTCAAGAGGTAACTCTGATTTTGGATAAGACTCCCTTTTACGCGGAGAGTGGTGGACAGGTAGGAGACCAGGGAACTATCACTACGGAAAGTGCATTGGTAGAAATTCAGGATACCAAACTGGGTACTTATGACCTGTTTTTGCATAGGGCACGAGTAATTCGGGGAGAAATATATACAGGGGAGAAAGTGAAAGCATTGGTGGACTCCAACAAAAGGGGTTTAATCTGTAGAAACCATACAGTGACCCACCTGCTGCACCGGGCTTTAAAGGAAGTGTTGGGGGAACATGTAAACCAGGCGGGTTCACTGGTGGCGCCCCAAAGACTTCGTTTTGACTTTACCCACTTTGCATCTCTTTCCCAGGATGAGGTGAAAAAGATTGAGGAAATTGTAAATAAACATATTTGGAAAAACCTTAAAGTAGATACCCAGGAGACCACCCTCCAGGCAGCTAGGGAAAGTGGGGCCATGGCTCTATTTGAAGGAAAATATGAAGATAAAGTCCGCATGGTAAGTATTGATAATTACAGCCTGGAGTTATGCGGTGGCACCCATGTAAAACATACAGGTGATATTGGCCTATTTAAGATATTGTCTGAAAGTGGAATTGGCACGGGTTTGAGAAGAATAGAAGCTCTTTCCGGGCCAGGGGCCTACCATTACCTATCAGAAAAAGAAGAAATTTTAACCCGAGGATCGGTGGCACTAAAAACAAAAGAGGAAAATTTTTTACCAAGACTGGAGACATTAATTCAATCCTATAATGAAATGGTAAAGGAGAACCAGAACCTTCGCAGTAAGCTGGCTTCCCAGAAAGTGGATGAACTGTTGGACAAAGCAGTACAGGTAAAAGGGGTTCCGGTGCTGGCTGCACAGGTGAATGTGACGGAAATGGAGCAGCTGCGCAGTATGGCCGATCAGCTTAAGGATAAGATGGGTTCCGGTGTGGTGGTTCTGGGTTCTGTCAAAGGAGAGAAAGTCCTCTTGGTGGCAGCGGTGACGGCAGATCTGGTGAAAAAGGGATTGCATGCAGGAAAAATTGTAGGGGAAGCCGCCAAACAAACCGGCGGTGGTGGCGGCGGAAGGCCGGATATGGCTCAGGCGGGGGGAAAAGAAAAAGATAAGCTTCCCTCGGCCTTAAAGCAAGCAGCAGTAATGGTTGAAAAACTGATGGTTTAA
- a CDS encoding AI-2E family transporter encodes MDRRKIKDIFCYGMTLAGVFLIFIFALLILYGLYSLRNTLISVLFPFLASFIIAYLLNPLLEFVCQKNISRSVGIFIIYLAFFLTLVLLSINVIPSLMGEMQKLLVKVPMYSSQIQQFIVEMQQDYHRFNLPDSIRSVIDTNIDQFQGLILDLLEGFTETVINLFSHIILLVLIPLLVFYILKDLENIKRFIYKMIPHKYRGRVRAAAEDIDKTLGAYVRGQIFISIFVAGMVYVGLLVLGVEFALLLAIINGVTNVIPYFGPIIGAVPAFFIALLESPLLALKVILMITIVQQVESHVLTPTVFGKNLGLHPVIVILSLLAGGSFFGLLGLIFAVPVVAVIKVLFKHLRKNKFI; translated from the coding sequence ATGGATAGGCGAAAGATAAAAGATATTTTTTGTTATGGAATGACGCTGGCTGGTGTGTTCCTTATTTTTATTTTTGCCTTGTTAATTTTATATGGCCTTTATTCCTTAAGGAACACTCTTATTTCAGTTTTATTCCCTTTTTTGGCCTCTTTTATTATAGCCTATCTTTTAAATCCTTTATTAGAGTTTGTCTGTCAGAAAAATATATCCCGTTCTGTAGGGATTTTTATCATATATCTTGCTTTTTTTCTAACTTTGGTTTTACTCTCTATTAATGTTATTCCCTCTCTTATGGGTGAGATGCAGAAACTGTTGGTGAAGGTACCAATGTATTCTTCACAAATTCAACAGTTTATCGTAGAAATGCAGCAGGATTATCACCGTTTTAATTTGCCGGACAGTATCAGAAGTGTTATTGATACCAATATTGATCAGTTTCAAGGCCTGATTCTTGACCTGCTGGAGGGTTTCACGGAAACGGTGATTAACCTGTTCAGCCATATTATTTTACTGGTTTTAATTCCCCTGCTGGTTTTTTATATTTTGAAGGATTTAGAAAATATTAAGAGGTTTATTTACAAAATGATTCCCCACAAATATCGGGGCAGGGTAAGGGCAGCAGCAGAGGACATTGATAAAACCCTGGGGGCTTATGTGCGGGGACAAATTTTTATCAGTATTTTTGTGGCCGGTATGGTTTACGTGGGTTTGTTGGTTTTGGGGGTGGAGTTTGCCCTTCTTTTGGCTATTATTAATGGTGTAACCAATGTTATTCCGTATTTTGGACCTATTATTGGGGCTGTACCGGCTTTTTTCATAGCTCTATTGGAGTCCCCCTTATTGGCTTTGAAAGTAATCCTGATGATTACTATTGTGCAGCAGGTAGAAAGCCATGTGTTGACCCCCACCGTTTTTGGAAAAAACTTAGGTCTTCATCCGGTGATTGTAATTCTGTCTCTTTTAGCGGGAGGAAGTTTTTTTGGGTTGTTGGGTTTAATATTTGCTGTTCCAGTGGTGGCAGTTATTAAAGTGTTGTTCAAACATCTCAGGAAAAATAAATTTATTTAG
- the mnmA gene encoding tRNA 2-thiouridine(34) synthase MnmA, whose protein sequence is MIGKGSVAVAMSGGVDSSVTAAVLKEAGYPIFGVTMTICPSAGYHDQEGNTAAGKINNAVEDARKVCQQLGIAHHVLDLSGDFRERVVDYFLKEYERGRTPNPCVVCNLHIKFDRLMKEAFSLGADYLATGHYARIIYNDQRQKYFLQKARDPGKDQTYFLFSLTQDKLKKILFPLGGYLKEEVREKARSLNLEVMEKPESQEICFIEDNDYKGFIKREGKVTFSPGPFLLTSGERIGTHQGLPFYTVGQRKGLGLAVGYPIYVVDIDYSTNAVVVGKREELFAADLYAGEVSCVSGEPLEQQDLTVKIRYRSPEVEAQLTPLAPGRVIISFKEPQRAVTPGQAVVFYRGEQVLGGGIIEERLAF, encoded by the coding sequence ATGATTGGAAAAGGTAGCGTAGCGGTGGCCATGAGCGGAGGGGTGGATAGTTCGGTAACGGCGGCAGTTTTAAAAGAAGCCGGTTATCCCATATTTGGTGTTACTATGACTATTTGTCCTTCCGCAGGATACCACGACCAAGAAGGAAATACCGCCGCCGGTAAAATTAATAATGCAGTGGAGGATGCCCGAAAGGTTTGTCAGCAGCTGGGCATTGCTCATCATGTCCTGGACCTGTCCGGAGATTTTAGAGAAAGGGTGGTTGATTACTTTTTGAAAGAATATGAGCGGGGGAGGACACCTAACCCCTGTGTAGTTTGTAATCTTCATATTAAATTTGACCGCTTAATGAAAGAAGCTTTTTCTTTGGGAGCAGATTACCTGGCCACCGGACACTATGCCCGCATTATTTACAATGACCAACGGCAAAAATATTTTCTGCAGAAAGCCCGGGATCCCGGCAAGGACCAGACTTATTTTTTATTCAGCCTTACCCAAGATAAGCTCAAGAAAATTCTTTTCCCTCTGGGCGGTTACCTTAAAGAGGAGGTCCGGGAAAAGGCCCGAAGTTTGAATCTGGAGGTTATGGAAAAGCCGGAGAGTCAGGAGATATGTTTTATAGAAGATAATGACTATAAAGGTTTTATAAAAAGAGAAGGAAAGGTTACCTTCAGTCCTGGCCCTTTTCTACTTACTTCAGGGGAAAGAATAGGAACCCATCAGGGACTTCCTTTTTACACCGTGGGGCAGCGGAAAGGATTGGGCCTGGCGGTAGGATATCCTATTTATGTGGTAGATATAGATTATTCCACAAATGCCGTAGTGGTGGGAAAAAGAGAAGAGCTCTTTGCAGCCGATCTCTATGCCGGGGAAGTAAGTTGTGTTTCCGGTGAACCTTTGGAGCAGCAGGACCTTACGGTAAAAATTCGTTATCGGTCTCCGGAGGTGGAGGCACAATTAACTCCATTGGCCCCCGGTAGGGTGATAATCAGTTTTAAAGAACCTCAAAGGGCAGTTACTCCAGGACAGGCGGTAGTTTTTTACCGGGGAGAACAGGTCCTGGGAGGGGGAATTATTGAAGAGAGGCTGGCTTTTTAG
- a CDS encoding IMPACT family protein gives MDYYLTIKKEARIKIAVGACRFIASVGFCGSEKQARDFIQRVKEEFSNATHNAFAYRIGTGEDTIVRTSDADEPVGTAGPPILSSIDKVGLTNVVVVGTRYFGGVKLGIGGLIRAYRACSEAGLKEAGVEKKVITRNYTIIIPYDYIGQVINEISGFQGEVTAVRYDTLVEIDNVMPPKNYESFTNKLNDITRGQAKIRLKG, from the coding sequence GTGGACTATTATCTCACCATAAAAAAAGAAGCCCGAATTAAAATAGCTGTGGGGGCCTGTCGATTTATTGCCTCTGTAGGTTTCTGCGGTAGTGAAAAGCAGGCCAGGGATTTTATTCAACGGGTGAAGGAAGAGTTTTCCAATGCCACCCATAACGCCTTTGCCTATAGGATTGGAACCGGGGAGGATACAATAGTGCGTACCTCTGATGCCGATGAACCGGTGGGGACGGCAGGGCCGCCTATTTTATCCTCCATAGATAAGGTGGGGCTGACCAACGTGGTGGTGGTAGGCACTCGATATTTCGGCGGCGTAAAGCTGGGGATAGGGGGACTTATTAGAGCCTACCGTGCCTGTAGTGAAGCGGGATTAAAAGAGGCCGGGGTGGAAAAAAAGGTTATCACCCGAAACTATACCATAATTATACCCTATGACTATATTGGACAGGTCATAAATGAGATATCTGGTTTTCAAGGGGAAGTAACGGCGGTGCGTTACGATACATTGGTTGAAATTGACAATGTGATGCCTCCAAAGAATTATGAAAGTTTTACAAATAAATTGAATGATATTACCCGGGGTCAGGCAAAAATAAGGCTTAAAGGGTAA
- a CDS encoding replication-associated recombination protein A, translated as MDIIQYSWEQELAQKSPLALKMRPENLDDFFGQEDILGEGKLLRRLIQADRFSSAVFYGPPGTGKTTAARIIAQTSKARFFQLNAVMSGVKDIKEVIKKAKELLGMEGQRTILFIDEIHRFNKAQQDALLPSVEEGTVILIGATTENPYFTVISPLLSRSTVFPFKPLENQDIEKILERALKDKNRGMASYNPHLEPEALKHIVERSNGDARVALNALELAVLTTEPGKDGIRLITLSAAEESIQGKAVRYDRQGDNHFDVISAFIKSIRGSDPDAALYWLAFMINAGEDPNFIARRLVISASEDVGNADPRALSVAVSAAQALQMIGMPEGRIILAQAATYLASAPKSNASYLGINQALEEVKVKSSGGVPPYLKDASYPGARKMGHGKGYKYPHDYAGNFVLQHYLPQGIREKIYYRPSENGEEKMIKWRLEKLWPKRKGR; from the coding sequence ATGGATATTATTCAGTACAGTTGGGAACAGGAGCTGGCTCAAAAGTCTCCCCTGGCTTTAAAGATGAGGCCGGAGAATCTGGATGATTTTTTTGGTCAGGAGGATATTTTAGGGGAAGGAAAGTTATTGCGGCGCCTTATCCAGGCGGACCGTTTTTCTTCCGCGGTTTTCTACGGACCCCCGGGCACGGGGAAAACCACTGCTGCCCGTATTATCGCCCAAACCTCCAAAGCCCGTTTCTTTCAGCTAAATGCGGTAATGTCCGGGGTAAAGGATATAAAAGAGGTTATTAAAAAGGCCAAAGAACTGTTAGGGATGGAAGGGCAGAGAACCATCCTGTTCATCGATGAAATTCACCGTTTTAATAAAGCACAGCAGGATGCCCTGCTGCCTTCGGTGGAGGAGGGGACGGTTATCCTCATCGGAGCTACTACGGAAAACCCATATTTCACGGTGATTTCTCCCCTGCTCTCCCGTTCAACGGTATTTCCCTTTAAGCCTTTGGAAAATCAAGATATCGAAAAAATACTGGAAAGGGCCCTGAAGGATAAAAACAGGGGAATGGCCTCTTATAATCCTCATTTGGAACCGGAGGCTTTGAAGCATATAGTAGAAAGATCCAACGGGGATGCCCGAGTAGCCTTGAACGCCTTGGAGCTGGCGGTTTTGACCACGGAACCTGGGAAGGATGGTATCCGTCTCATTACTTTGAGTGCTGCAGAGGAGTCTATTCAGGGAAAGGCGGTCAGGTACGACCGCCAGGGAGATAACCACTTTGATGTTATTTCGGCTTTCATTAAATCCATACGGGGTTCTGACCCCGATGCAGCCCTATACTGGTTGGCTTTTATGATAAATGCTGGAGAGGATCCTAATTTTATCGCCCGCCGCCTGGTAATCAGCGCCTCTGAGGATGTAGGAAACGCGGATCCAAGAGCTCTTTCTGTAGCCGTGTCGGCAGCCCAGGCGCTTCAGATGATTGGTATGCCCGAGGGCAGGATTATATTGGCTCAAGCGGCCACCTACCTGGCATCAGCCCCCAAGAGCAATGCTTCTTACCTGGGAATTAATCAGGCCTTGGAGGAGGTTAAGGTAAAAAGCAGCGGGGGAGTCCCTCCTTATCTGAAGGATGCCAGCTATCCGGGAGCCCGGAAAATGGGTCACGGAAAGGGGTATAAGTATCCCCATGACTATGCCGGAAACTTTGTGCTGCAGCATTATCTTCCCCAAGGGATTAGGGAAAAAATTTACTACCGGCCTTCAGAGAACGGAGAAGAGAAGATGATTAAGTGGCGTTTGGAAAAGCTTTGGCCCAAAAGGAAAGGTAGATAA
- the scfB gene encoding thioether cross-link-forming SCIFF peptide maturase — protein MVNGMIHKYCYDDLKIVLDVNSGAVHLVDPSGWEIISLLEQGFDLDQIAAQLEGKYHHQVIAETLEEIGKLIENGLLFSPDFLEGYKRPSEYIIKAMCFHMAHDCNMECSYCFAGKGSFGGKKSLMSREVAFRGVDFIIKNSGSRKNCEVDFFGGEPLLNFQVIKDTVDYARKKGRESGKEFKFTLTTNGLLLNQEVQDYVIGQGFSVVLSLDGRKEVNDRVRVLKKNGSSSYDRLVPKYLKFVEERNHQEYYLRGTFTAYNQDFSEDLKHLASLGFKEISLEPVVAPAAAPYALKEEHLPQLYCQYEQISRFYLESHGTESSFSFFHFNLDLSRGPCIKKRLAGCGAGTEYLALSPEGHIYPCHQFVGEKEFLMGDVTRSMEFDRIIYEGFLKVNVNSKEECGSCWAKFYCGGGCHANAHHFNGDVYKPYALGCKLEKKRLECALAVQAEIFLAQNS, from the coding sequence TTGGTTAATGGAATGATACATAAATACTGTTATGATGATTTGAAAATTGTTCTGGATGTCAACAGTGGAGCTGTTCATTTGGTGGATCCGTCGGGGTGGGAAATTATCAGCCTTTTGGAGCAGGGTTTTGATTTGGACCAGATTGCCGCTCAATTGGAGGGGAAATACCATCACCAGGTGATTGCCGAAACCCTGGAGGAGATAGGAAAACTTATTGAGAACGGACTGCTTTTCTCACCGGATTTTTTGGAGGGCTATAAAAGGCCTTCGGAGTATATTATAAAAGCCATGTGTTTTCATATGGCCCACGATTGCAACATGGAATGCAGTTACTGTTTTGCCGGGAAGGGTTCCTTTGGGGGAAAGAAAAGCCTGATGTCCCGGGAGGTGGCTTTCCGGGGAGTAGATTTTATAATTAAAAATTCCGGTTCTCGTAAAAATTGTGAGGTTGACTTTTTTGGCGGAGAACCCCTTTTAAATTTTCAAGTTATTAAAGATACTGTGGATTACGCCCGGAAAAAGGGAAGGGAGTCGGGAAAAGAGTTTAAGTTTACATTGACCACCAACGGCCTTTTGCTGAACCAGGAGGTTCAAGATTATGTAATTGGGCAGGGATTCAGTGTGGTTTTGAGTTTGGACGGTAGGAAAGAAGTAAATGACCGGGTTAGGGTTCTCAAAAAAAACGGTTCCAGCAGTTACGACCGGTTGGTGCCCAAATACCTAAAATTTGTGGAGGAGAGAAATCACCAGGAGTATTATCTTCGGGGGACTTTTACGGCTTATAATCAGGATTTCAGTGAAGATTTAAAGCATTTGGCAAGCCTTGGGTTTAAAGAAATATCTTTGGAACCGGTGGTGGCCCCGGCGGCGGCTCCATATGCTCTGAAGGAGGAGCACCTGCCCCAGCTATACTGTCAGTATGAGCAGATTTCCCGTTTTTATTTGGAATCTCATGGGACTGAAAGCTCTTTTTCTTTTTTCCATTTTAACCTGGACCTCAGCCGCGGGCCCTGTATTAAAAAGAGATTGGCCGGCTGCGGAGCGGGCACGGAGTATTTGGCCCTGTCCCCGGAGGGCCACATTTACCCCTGCCATCAGTTTGTGGGGGAAAAGGAGTTTTTGATGGGGGATGTGACCCGAAGTATGGAATTTGACAGGATAATATATGAAGGTTTTTTAAAGGTTAACGTCAACAGCAAGGAGGAATGTGGTTCCTGCTGGGCTAAATTTTACTGCGGGGGCGGCTGTCATGCTAATGCTCACCATTTCAATGGAGACGTTTACAAGCCTTATGCCCTGGGTTGCAAGTTGGAAAAGAAAAGGTTGGAATGTGCTTTGGCGGTACAGGCAGAAATATTTCTTGCTCAAAATTCTTGA
- the scfA gene encoding six-cysteine ranthipeptide SCIFF: MKHVKTINLSDLKSSFKEGGCGECQTSCQSACKTSCTVGNQACQRENKDKEK; encoded by the coding sequence ATGAAGCATGTAAAAACCATAAATTTATCGGATTTGAAATCATCTTTTAAGGAAGGCGGATGTGGGGAATGCCAGACCTCCTGTCAGTCGGCCTGTAAGACTTCCTGCACTGTTGGGAATCAAGCCTGCCAGAGGGAAAATAAAGACAAAGAAAAGTAG
- a CDS encoding cation:proton antiporter produces the protein MYDEMEVLLWAGLVIIIGYMGGQIAKRIKMPAVAGYCIAGFLVGPSVFHIVSDSLSTSFDPIKTLGLGLIALIIGGELKYSKIKKIGKSIVVITLFQVVLTFLVVMAGMRLFMGQSLVSSLLLASLATATAPAATVAVIREYKAKGPVTSTLMGVIALDDALCIIIVGISVALVKIFMLDQGILDLAAMMIPLREIFLSILLGSIIGLIMSFLLNKIRDGNEVLVLLLAAVLFNSGAAHLLEISPLLTNMLCGFTAVNLIDRPFLNQLESIEAPIFIVFFTLAGASLHLDYLLSNWLAATVYIITRAGGKILGCYWGGRVTSAGENVEKYLGLAMLPKAGVSIGLILFLQGRFPGMELIAAITAVELAAVTFYEVTGPLLTKYALLKSGEIRGAERTETVNI, from the coding sequence GTGTATGATGAAATGGAGGTACTTCTGTGGGCAGGATTAGTTATTATAATTGGTTATATGGGTGGTCAAATAGCCAAAAGAATTAAAATGCCCGCAGTAGCTGGATATTGTATTGCTGGTTTTTTAGTAGGTCCTTCTGTTTTTCATATTGTTTCAGATAGTTTAAGTACAAGCTTTGATCCGATAAAAACATTAGGGCTGGGGCTTATTGCACTGATTATCGGGGGAGAGCTTAAATACTCAAAAATTAAAAAGATCGGCAAAAGCATTGTAGTGATTACTCTGTTTCAGGTTGTATTAACCTTTTTGGTGGTCATGGCGGGAATGAGGTTGTTTATGGGTCAATCTCTGGTGTCTTCATTGCTGCTGGCTTCTTTAGCTACTGCTACAGCCCCGGCTGCAACCGTTGCTGTAATCAGGGAGTACAAGGCTAAAGGGCCGGTGACCAGCACTTTAATGGGAGTTATTGCTTTAGACGATGCTTTATGTATTATCATTGTAGGAATATCCGTAGCCCTGGTTAAAATTTTTATGTTAGATCAAGGTATATTAGATTTAGCGGCTATGATGATACCTTTGAGAGAGATTTTTCTATCCATTCTGTTGGGCAGTATTATAGGGTTAATAATGTCATTTTTATTAAATAAAATACGGGATGGAAATGAGGTTCTGGTTTTACTGTTGGCAGCAGTTCTTTTTAACAGTGGAGCGGCTCATTTGTTGGAGATATCTCCGCTTTTGACCAATATGCTCTGTGGTTTTACAGCGGTAAACTTAATAGATAGGCCCTTTCTTAATCAACTGGAAAGTATTGAGGCACCGATATTTATTGTTTTCTTTACTCTGGCGGGGGCCAGCCTGCATCTGGATTATCTTTTGTCAAATTGGCTGGCGGCAACCGTATATATTATTACTAGGGCAGGGGGGAAGATATTGGGCTGTTACTGGGGGGGTAGAGTCACCTCTGCTGGGGAAAATGTCGAGAAATATTTAGGCCTGGCCATGCTTCCCAAAGCCGGGGTTAGTATTGGATTAATACTTTTTTTGCAGGGTCGATTTCCGGGAATGGAACTGATAGCAGCTATTACGGCGGTTGAACTGGCGGCGGTTACATTTTATGAGGTAACCGGACCTCTATTAACCAAGTATGCTCTGTTGAAATCCGGTGAGATTAGGGGGGCAGAGAGAACGGAGACAGTTAATATATAG
- a CDS encoding P-II family nitrogen regulator: MKLLVLVLNKTDELNELLEGFIDIGIRGATVIDSTGMGRILSNHVPLFGGLSHLFSGERPANKVIFSIIHECHLQEAINLVKRVVGEFKEPGTGIIFTLDVDNVFGLADNIKDCTQSPIE; this comes from the coding sequence GTGAAATTACTGGTTTTAGTATTGAATAAAACTGATGAGTTAAATGAATTATTGGAGGGTTTTATAGATATTGGCATTCGGGGCGCAACAGTTATTGACTCTACAGGAATGGGCAGGATACTTTCCAATCACGTGCCTTTGTTCGGGGGACTTAGTCATCTCTTCAGTGGAGAGAGGCCTGCCAACAAGGTTATTTTTTCTATTATACATGAATGTCATCTTCAAGAAGCTATCAACTTGGTCAAAAGGGTTGTAGGAGAATTCAAGGAACCGGGCACCGGTATCATTTTTACTCTAGATGTGGATAACGTTTTTGGATTGGCTGATAATATTAAGGACTGTACTCAAAGCCCTATTGAATGA
- a CDS encoding DUF1858 domain-containing protein, with translation MAITKDMTIAEVLQANPNTAKVLFEMGMQCLGCPTAAGESVAEAARAHGVDPDELVKKLNAATA, from the coding sequence ATGGCTATTACCAAGGATATGACTATTGCTGAAGTTTTACAGGCAAATCCAAACACTGCCAAAGTTTTGTTTGAGATGGGAATGCAGTGTCTGGGGTGTCCCACTGCAGCAGGGGAATCTGTAGCAGAAGCGGCACGAGCCCACGGTGTTGACCCTGATGAACTGGTCAAGAAGTTGAATGCTGCAACAGCATAA